In one window of Deinococcus sonorensis KR-87 DNA:
- a CDS encoding STAS domain-containing protein produces the protein MASEPDLSPNPVVAAIQRQEADLLEAWMTDQLQSSTLRRDLLNESTLRRESMQFLQLLVQALQGPDLDIRGPGWTEVRGFLDALSASRAHAGFTYSETATFVFSLKQPLYTTVQQDSVTLEQLWTISRLLDDLGLYTVQVYQHSREDIILRQRDEMLELSTPAVTLWNGIVALPLIGTLDTGRTQAVMESLLNKIVETGASIVVLDITGVPTVDTAVAQHLMKTVAAARLMGAECIISGVRPAIAQTIVQLGLNLDGIVTKASLADALKLAFSRSGLRVVSV, from the coding sequence ATGGCCTCCGAACCCGACCTGAGCCCCAATCCGGTGGTGGCTGCGATCCAACGCCAGGAAGCGGACCTGCTCGAAGCGTGGATGACAGATCAACTGCAGTCCAGCACGCTGCGCCGTGATCTGCTGAACGAATCCACGCTCCGGCGCGAGTCGATGCAATTCCTGCAGCTGCTGGTCCAGGCCCTCCAGGGGCCGGATCTCGACATCCGTGGTCCCGGCTGGACTGAAGTGCGGGGTTTTCTGGACGCCCTCTCCGCATCCCGGGCCCACGCCGGGTTCACCTACAGCGAGACCGCGACGTTTGTGTTCTCGCTCAAGCAGCCGCTCTATACCACGGTGCAGCAGGACAGCGTGACGCTGGAACAGCTCTGGACCATTTCCCGGCTGCTGGACGATCTCGGCCTGTACACGGTGCAGGTGTACCAGCACAGCCGCGAAGACATCATCCTGCGCCAGCGCGATGAGATGCTCGAGCTCAGCACCCCGGCCGTAACGCTCTGGAACGGCATCGTCGCCCTGCCACTGATCGGGACGCTGGACACCGGACGCACCCAGGCCGTGATGGAGTCGCTGCTCAACAAGATCGTCGAAACGGGCGCCAGCATCGTGGTGCTGGACATCACCGGGGTGCCCACCGTGGACACCGCCGTGGCGCAGCACCTGATGAAGACAGTGGCGGCGGCCCGACTGATGGGGGCCGAGTGCATCATCAGCGGGGTCCGGCCCGCCATTGCCCAGACCATCGTGCAGCTGGGGCTGAACCTCGACGGCATCGTCACCAAGGCAAGCCTCGCCGACGCCCTCAAGCTGGCCTTTTCCAGGAGCGGTCTGCGTGTCGTGAGCGTGTGA
- a CDS encoding STAS domain-containing protein: MSGQIPLLVLGDTVLITIQVDLHDRLAVQLRDDLSALLARRGCSGVLIDISALDLVDSFIARQLATMAATARLMGARTVIVGMQPAVAITLVELGVNWPGLLTALNVERGLAQLSEDHGVEQPRA; encoded by the coding sequence GTGAGCGGTCAGATTCCGCTGCTGGTGCTTGGCGATACCGTGCTGATCACCATCCAGGTGGACCTGCATGACCGTCTGGCCGTGCAGCTCAGAGACGATCTCTCGGCCCTGCTGGCCCGGCGGGGATGCAGCGGCGTGCTGATCGACATCAGTGCGCTGGATCTGGTGGATTCCTTCATCGCGCGTCAGCTGGCGACCATGGCGGCCACCGCCCGGCTGATGGGGGCGCGCACGGTGATCGTAGGAATGCAGCCGGCCGTGGCGATCACGCTGGTGGAACTGGGCGTGAACTGGCCCGGCCTGCTCACCGCCCTCAACGTGGAACGTGGCCTGGCCCAGCTGAGTGAGGACCATGGTGTGGAGCAACCCAGAGCATGA